In Plodia interpunctella isolate USDA-ARS_2022_Savannah chromosome 17, ilPloInte3.2, whole genome shotgun sequence, one genomic interval encodes:
- the LOC135309889 gene encoding uncharacterized protein LOC135309889, with protein sequence MGYREACRFYGVPFATVHDRLSGKVAIDKKPKVGPNPVLGVEGEAKLTKWILDMAKCGFPISKQGLLESVSKIIAKTGIKTPFKYGMPGDTWYQKFLKRHPEISIREPEGINNARAAITENRIRHWFKDLRNYIMSIDAMDIFEDPDRIFNGDETGFSLCPKSGKVLGPKGYKNLFIIKKNNEKENITVLLVFSASGKLCPPLVIFPYVRPPKALVNNMPESWVLGRSESGWMKSDVFFEYVTNDYNDWLIKNNVKKPILLFIDGHKSHMTYALSEFCEANDIILYALPPNSTHMLQPADVSVFRPLKQNWKNIVKKSDQAVTKFNFCSILNNTLSQTELKDAIRNGFRKCGLYPVNEDNVDYTKCVKDTQLRVEKERREKNSRSNKKTTATAKEFDAAMKVISIIKNELSERNIDSEVVLKEIEISKATYLQNRRSKSKTPRNSAASDLSTSILPIEMLAMFDEPETNMVKDDEDPQAAAPNQLTTNMTTDITPENLSFEETETKEEQGVSQLFKSTDLDHSNLLASNENITLPDPGSYISLNNISVIPLDEIEISHQAQSTQLLITENENQCYTLNVTADIHNDNNENNNETPMPIIDKLLSFDEVFEHHLHFPEPKASPKTVIRQVKLPSAISSQAWRDYYKKKDEEKENIQLQKKLKQQLKEEEKKKKADEKEKKKKKKVLSKKNINKKDTLLCSECAEDLISDVEDDLEKNIGCDVCIRWFHLKCTEMREKSYFEAALTTYKCSFCQN encoded by the coding sequence atggGTTATAGAGAAGCCTGTCGATTTTATGGCGTGCCATTTGCCACAGTGCATGATCGTCTTAGCGGTAAAGTAGCAATCGACAAAAAACCAAAAGTTGGTCCAAATCCTGTCTTAGGAGTGGAAGGAGAGGCAAAACTCACTAAATGGATTCTGGATATGGCAAAATGTGGGTTTCCTATAAGTAAACAAGGGCTGCTAGAGAGTGTATCGAAAATTATAGCAAAAACTGGTATCAAGACTCCATTTAAATATGGAATGCCAGGAGATACTTGGTATCAAAAATTTCTTAAGCGGCATCCAGAAATAAGCATTCGTGAACCCGAAGGTATTAATAATGCAAGAGCTGCCATAACTGAGAACCGCATCAGACATTGGTTCAAAGATCTGCGAAATTACATTATGTCTATTGATGCGATGGATATATTTGAAGATCCAGATAGAATCTTCAATGGTGATGAAACAGGGTTTTCCCTATGCCCAAAAAGTGGCAAAGTTTTAGGACCAAAAGGTTACAAAAacttattcataattaaaaaaaataatgaaaaagaaaatataacggTCTTATTGGTATTTTCAGCAAGTGGAAAATTGTGCCCACCGTTAGTAATTTTTCCATATGTAAGACCCCCAAAAGCATTGGTCAACAATATGCCCGAGTCATGGGTTCTTGGTCGTTCTGAGAGTGGCTGGATGAAAAGTGATGTATTCTTTGAATACGTCACCAATGATTATAATGATTggctgataaaaaataacgttaaGAAGCCCATTCTCTTATTTATTGATGGACATAAATCGCACATGACTTATGCTTTGAGTGAATTTTGTGAAGCAAATGATATAATTCTATACGCATTGCCACCAAATAGTACTCATATGCTCCAACCGGCTGATGTTAGTGTATTCAGACCACTAAAACagaattggaaaaatatagttaaaaaatcagaccaagctgtaacaaaattcaatttttgctccattttaaataataccctGTCACAAACTGAGCTAAAAGACGCTATCAGAAATGGGTTCAGAAAGTGTGGCCTATACCCGGTAAATGAAGATAATGTTGATTACACAAAATGTGTAAAGGATACACAACTAAGAGTAGAGAAAGAGAGAAGAGAGAAAAATTCAAGATCGAATAAGAAAACTACAGCGACTGCAAAAGAGTTTGATGCAGCAATGAAagtaatatcaataattaaaaatgaactgTCGGAACGTAATATAGATTCAGAAGTCGTTTTAAAAGAGATAGAAATTTCTAAAGCAACATATCTCCAAAATAGGCGTTCTAAATCAAAGACGCCTCGAAATTCTGCGGCCTCAGATCTTAGTACATCCATTCTGCCTATTGAGATGTTAGCAATGTTTGACGAACCTGAAACAAATATGGTAAAAGATGATGAAGATCCTCAAGCTGCAGCACCAAATCAACTTACAACTAATATGACAACAGACATCACTCCAGAAAACTTAAGCTTTGAAGAAACTGAAACCAAAGAAGAGCAAGGTGTTTCACAACTTTTCAAAAGTACTGATCTCGACCATTCGAATTTGCTTGcttctaatgaaaatataactttaccTGACCCAGGttcatatatttcattaaataacatATCAGTAATCCCTCTTGATGAGATAGAGATATCTCATCAAGCGCAATCCACACAATTATTGATAACTGAAAATGAAAACCAATGCTATACATTGAACGTAACAGCAGATATTCATAAtgataacaatgaaaataacaatgagaCACCAATGCCGATAATTGATAAACTGTTATCCTTCGATGAAGTCTTTGAGCACCACCTACATTTCCCAGAGCCAAAGGCATCCCCAAAAACAGTAATCCGTCAAGTTAAGTTGCCAAGCGCAATTTCATCACAAGCCTGGCGAGactactacaaaaaaaaagatgaagaaaaagaaaatattcaattacagAAAAAGCTTAAACAACAATTGAAGgaggaagaaaagaaaaagaaagcaGATGAAaaggagaagaagaagaaaaagaaggttttatcaaaaaagaatattaataaaaaagatacttTGTTATGCAGTGAATGTGCTGAAGATTTAATTAGTGACGTTGAAGAtgatttggaaaaaaatataggctGCGATGTATGCATTCGCTGGTTCCACTTAAAATGCACAGAAATGCGcgaaaaatcttattttgaaGCAGCTCTAACGACCTATAAATGttcattttgtcaaaattaa